A genomic segment from Diospyros lotus cultivar Yz01 chromosome 5, ASM1463336v1, whole genome shotgun sequence encodes:
- the LOC127802583 gene encoding RNA demethylase ALKBH9B-like, with protein sequence MTGDSSGAGDGLMMGTLSTLDRAKILDVLSGSEGFCQHCQTLLQSRIHTLIHGKFSKPLSVSNENGKCSAEVLSEKSSRLNLSDTSPEESTKTTSWRSGQTPKSVHSGRWTKNNPESVCSGTGRGSVDELSEEQKEHVRLAQIGSRKDFVHVERVNGKATNVLRGLELHTGVFNAEEQKMIVECVYSIQRKGQSGQLRARTYSEPHKWMRGKGRVTMQFGCCYNYALDKKGNPPGIVRDEEVDPLPPLFKEMIRRLVRWHVLPPSCVPDSCIVNIYDEGDCIPPHIDNHDFLRPFCTVSFLSECNILFGVNLNIVGPGEFAGPISIPLPLGSVLVLNGNAADIAKHCVPGVPARRISITFRKMDESRRPYSYSPDPDLMGIKPLGNHSSTKFKLPFQQEEWEKKTTMMGRNASMIDTTTTTNTNSYSHGDFPPLGSSNPGNRQRGKRK encoded by the exons ATGACTGGAGACTCTTCCGGCGCGGGAGATGGCTTGATGATGGGGACGCTGAGTACTCTGGATCGTGCCAAGATTTTAGACGTTTTGAGCGGGAGTGAAGGGTTCTGTCAACACTGCCAAACACTCTTGCAGAGTCGCATTCACACTCTCATTCATG GAAAGTTCAGTAAACCATTATCTGTATCAAATGAAAATGGCAAATGTTCTGCAGAGGTGCTGTCAGAAAAATCTTCTAGGTTGAATTTATCAGATACAAGTCCAGAAGAATCTACAAAGACAACATCATGGCGCTCTGGCCAAACTCCAAAATCTGTTCACTCAGGGAGATGGACCAAAAACAACCCTGAATCGGTTTGCTCAGGAACTGGGAGAGGATCTGTTGATGAATTGTCCGAGGAGCAAAAAGAGCATGTTAGGTTAGCTCAAATTGGGAGTAGGAAGGATTTTGTTCATGTGGAGCGGGTTAATGGAAAGGCAACAAACGTGCTTCGAGGACTTGAGCTTCACACAGGAGTGTTCAATGCCGAGGAGCAAAAGATGATTGTGGAGTGCGTCTACAGTATACAGCGCAAGGGGCAGAGTGGTCAGCTTCGAG CGAGAACATATTCGGAACCACATAAGTGGATGCGAGGTAAAGGGCGCGTGACAATGCAATTTGGTTGCTGTTACAACTATGCACTG GACAAAAAAGGGAATCCCCCAGGTATAGTTAGAGACGAGGAGGTTGATCCTCTACCTCCCCTATTCAAGGAAATGATCAGGAGGCTGGTCAGGTGGCATGTTTTGCCTCCAAGCTGTGTTCCAGATAGTTGTATAGTGAATATCTATGATGAAGGGGATTGCATTCCGCCTCATATTGATAACCACGACTTCCTTCGACCCTTTTGCACTGTGTCGTTCTTGTCAGAGTGCAATATCCTCTTTGGTGTAAATTTGAACATTGTTGGCCCGGGGGAATTTGCTGGCCCGATATCTATACCTTTGCCACTCGG GTCGGTGCTGGTTCTAAATGGGAATGCAGCTGACATAGCGAAACACTGTGTTCCGGGTGTCCCGGCAAGAAG GATCTCCATCACCTTCAGGAAAATGGATGAGAGCAGACGCCCGTACAGCTACTCACCGGATCCAGATCTCATGGGGATAAAGCCACTTGGAAATCATTCGTCAACCAAGTTCAAGTTGCCCTTCCAGCAAGAGGAGTGGGAGAAGAAAACAACCATGATGGGTCGGAATGCCTCTATGATTGACACCACTACTACTACTAACACTAATAGTTATAGTCATGGTGATTTCCCTCCACTTGGGAGCTCCAACCCTGGGAATAGGCAGAGAGGCAAGAGGAAGTAG
- the LOC127801179 gene encoding cocosin 1-like: MTKEKLSPQAADSKIFEGDGGSYHGWSSSNFPLLAHFKVGAGKLLLHPRGFALPHYSDSTKIGYVLQGTCTVGMISPGASREQVLTIEKGDAVPVPVGVVSWWFNGGDSDVVIVFIGETSKAYVPGEFTYFLLTGKLGLLGGFSNEFVRRAYNGITKEEANKLVTSQTGTLLVRLDEGISMPNIPHPQPCNHHHHTSLTAAAANANGNYSTFEEVGLSAKLVKLEPEGAAAVLPPTYAADSAVQVIYIVKGSGRVQLVGINGKLELDAQVKAGDLLVIPPFYAAMEIADQEQGVECLSVITSSQPEFGQLGGKTSVWKAMSPGVLQASLGTSPEFAQLFVSKMTSNTPL; the protein is encoded by the exons ATGACGAAGGAGAAGTTATCACCACAGGCGGCTGATAGTAAGATCTTTGAGGGAGATGGCGGTTCCTATCACGGTTGGTCTTCTTCTAACTTTCCGTTACTTGCCCATTTCAAGGTCGGCGCCGGAAAGCTTCTTCTGCATCCCCGTGGTTTCGCCCTCCCCCACTACTCCGATTCCACCAAGATTGGCTACGTCCttcaag GCACCTGTACGGTTGGGATGATATCCCCCGGAGCATCACGAGAACAAGTGTTGACGATTGAGAAAGGAGATGCAGTCCCGGTACCGGTGGGAGTAGTGTCTTGGTGGTTTAACGGTGGGGACTCCGATGTGGTTATCGTATTCATCGGCGAAACCTCCAAGGCCTATGTTCCAGGTGAATTCACCTACTTCTTATTGACTGGGAAGCTAGGCCTACTGGGCGGTTTCTCGAACGAATTTGTTCGTCGAGCTTATAATGGCATCACCAAAGAAGAAGCCAACAAGCTTGTGACCAGCCAAACGGGCACTTTGCTCGTCAGGCTCGATGAAGGAATTTCAATGCCCAATATCCCTCACCCTCAGCCAtgcaaccaccaccaccacactAGCTTAACAGCTGCTGCTGCTAATGCTAATGGTAATTATTCCACGTTTGAAGAAGTTGGGCTCAGCGCCAAGCTCGTAAAGCTGGAACCGGAAGGTGCAGCCGCAGTGCTCCCACCAACGTATGCCGCAGATTCGGCGGTTCAAGTTATTTATATTGTGAAAGGCAGTGGTAGAGTTCAGCTCGTCGGCATCAATGGCAAGCTGGAATTGGATGCCCAAGTGAAGGCTGGGGACTTGCTTGTGATACCTCCATTCTACGCGGCCATGGAAATCGCAGATCAAGAACAAGGAGTTGAATGCTTGTCTGTCATTACATCCTCCCA GCCTGAATTTGGGCAGCTTGGCGGCAAGACATCAGTTTGGAAGGCCATGTCTCCAGGGGTTCTGCAAGCTTCTCTTGGTACTAGTCCAGAATTTGCTCAACTTTTCGTGTCCAAGATGACAAGCAACACTCCTCTCTAA
- the LOC127801451 gene encoding 3-ketoacyl-CoA synthase 7, whose amino-acid sequence MDPSSSITIRDALCSLATHHHLAAAAAMAALIMLAAYCFCTDPNCVYLIDFCCYLPPDHLRVPIAHFIEQSELNEFLQRDATDFQQKVSTKSGIGSESCMPLAAHEIPPDLSLKSSLEETETVLFTVVDELLSKHDVSPNSIDVLVSNCSLFCPTPSITARIVNRFGFRSDVKSVSLGGMGCSAGLLSVSLAKDLLKVHNNSTALVLSMEVITPNGYLGKNKSMLLANTLFRMGGVALLLSNKKRDRPRAKYKLQHLVRTHLGSDDQAYQSVVQEPDESGRVGVSLSRDLLGAAGHALRKNISRLGPLVLPYSEQLKYGWSLLMRRELYVPDFKKAFAHFCIHAGGKAVIAAAESSLRLRKEDTEASRMTLYRFGNTSSSSVWYELCYLEAKGSVKKGDQVWQIAFGSGFKCNSAVWKCIWKLDDDDDDDDAAQMQGHGVRNAWSDRIHLYPVEIPRVFDH is encoded by the coding sequence ATGGACCCATCATCATCCATCACCATTAGAGATGCTCTGTGCTCCCTCGCCACTCATCACCACctagctgctgctgctgcaatgGCAGCTTTAATCATGTTAGCTGCTTACTGTTTCTGTACCGATCCCAACTGTGTTTACCTCATTGATTTCTGCTGTTACCTCCCGCCGGATCACTTGCGAGTCCCGATCGCCCATTTCATCGAACAGTCTGAACTCAACGAATTCCTCCAAAGAGACGCCACCGATTTCCAGCAAAAAGTCAGCACCAAATCGGGCATTGGCTCCGAATCGTGCATGCCTCTTGCAGCCCATGAAATCCCTCCGGATCTCTCTCTGAAGTCATCTCTGGAAGAAACAGAGACGGTTCTCTTCACAGTTGTGGACGAGCTGCTTTCCAAACACGACGTGAGCCCCAACAGCATAGACGTTCTCGTATCGAATTGCAGCCTTTTCTGCCCGACGCCGTCCATCACGGCCCGAATCGTAAACAGGTTCGGATTCCGAAGCGATGTGAAGAGCGTCAGCCTCGGCGGAATGGGCTGCAGCGCCGGGCTCTTGTCGGTCAGCTTGGCGAAGGACCTTCTCAAAGTCCACAACAACTCCACCGCCCTAGTCCTCAGCATGGAAGTCATCACGCCCAATGGCTACCTGGGCAAGAACAAGTCCATGCTCTTGGCCAACACCCTGTTCCGGATGGGGGGAGTGGCCCTTCTGTTGTCGAACAAGAAGCGTGACAGGCCAAGAGCCAAATACAAGCTCCAACACCTGGTCCGGACTCACTTGGGGTCCGACGATCAAGCCTACCAGTCGGTGGTCCAAGAACCCGACGAATCCGGGCGGGTCGGCGTCTCGCTGTCGAGGGATTTACTTGGAGCCGCCGGCCATGCTCTGAGGAAGAACATATCAAGATTGGGCCCCCTGGTGTTGCCCTACTCCGAGCAGCTCAAGTATGGATGGTCTCTGCTGATGCGCAGGGAACTCTACGTGCCGGACTTCAAGAAGGCTTTTGCCCATTTCTGCATTCATGCGGGCGGAAAGGCTGTGATCGCGGCGGCGGAGAGCAGCCTTAGGCTGCGCAAGGAAGACACGGAAGCATCGAGGATGACGTTGTACAGATTTGGGAACACTTCGTCTTCGTCGGTGTGGTACGAGCTGTGCTACCTAGAGGCGAAGGGCAGCGTGAAGAAGGGGGATCAGGTTTGGCAAATTGCGTTCGGGAGTGGCTTCAAGTGTAACAGTGCAGTGTGGAAATGCATCTGGAAGCTTGAtgatgacgacgacgacgatgatGCTGCCCAAATGCAAGGGCACGGCGTAAGAAATGCATGGTCCGATAGAATCCATTTGTATCCTGTAGAGATCCCACGAGTGTTTGATCATTGA